Proteins encoded in a region of the Vicia villosa cultivar HV-30 ecotype Madison, WI linkage group LG5, Vvil1.0, whole genome shotgun sequence genome:
- the LOC131607838 gene encoding lysine-specific demethylase JMJ18-like, with the protein MKQFNLDAVFHAKEDNPFPREPKMENTLESSSSSQYKKITSRWDPVEACRPIIGEAPVFYPTFEEFKDTLGYIAKIRPVAEPYGICRIVPPACWTPPCPLNEREIWENAKFPTRIQQVDLLQNREPMRKKSRGKKRKRRRQSKMGTCNRRTGNSCSEANVTSESDDTFGFQSGPDFTLKEFQQYGNSFKDCYFGLIDAKDGRGGDSNHHERRDPSVEEIEGEYWRIIEQPTDEVEVYYGADLETGALGSGFPKTSSFTKSDSDSYAMSGWNLNNFARLPGSALCFEGSDISGVLVPWLYVGMCFSTFCWHVEDHHLYSLNYLHWGDPKVWYGVPGSHASAMEDTMRKHLPDLFEENPNLLNELVTQFSPSILKSEGIPVYRAVQHSGEFVITFPRAYHGGFSCGFNCAEAVNAAPYDWFMHGQNAVEIYSMQCRKTSLSHDKLLFGSAKEAVHALSKTTLDGKENLQYLKWRNACGKDGVLTNAVKTRIMMEKERRDWLPSHLKMLKMDNDFDSVEERECFSCFYDLHLSAVGCKCSPDSFSCLKHFKLFCSCEMDNRFVLVRYTMNELSTLVEALEGEPRAIEAWTTGKIGTISSSVENGCLQDQDVERVIRRTNNYEDRKRSLSCAGINEKSNSNVPSSPYRHILSELVHLKSHHVAFSAPYADTNGVKDNMNDTKSIMDNKCVPYAEKEVAKERDNMELGPGGIYDLEKEPSSCRTDGCKLFGVDLQKRSESGRKLNSTFEAGVLDTSNSSISLTNQISPMQKFSISVELINLGSVLHGKHWCSKHAIYPKGFKSRVKFLSILDPASICTYVSEVIDSGLLGPFFRVTLEEHPNEVFTNTSADKCWETVIDRLNYEMNKRRILGEQEMPPLELLHNINGHKMFGFHSPFIIQSIEAQDPSHKCVDYWNHKQVSLGSSGKATDDSKLTCGSSNNSLDDLKTKLFGVDLIKQEEDDIGESSDSFEDMKPILEGFLKKAKPDELRAMRKLFSSDAQMTQWRPTLMTMIEEIEKESR; encoded by the exons ATGAAACAGTTCAATTTGGATGCAGTGTTTCACGCCAAAGAG GATAATCCTTTTCCGCGCGAACCAAAAATGGAAAATACACTTGAATCTTCGAGCAGTTCGCAATATAAAAAG ATAACATCGAGATGGGATCCAGTTGAAGCGTGTCGGCCTATAATCGGCGAAGCGCCTGTGTTTTATCCAACTTTTGAG GAGTTTAAAGACACACTCGGTTACATAGCTAAGATACGTCCCGTAGCAGAACCGTATGGCATATGTAGAATAGTCCCTCCAGCTTGTTGGACTCCACCGTGTCCGCTTAACGAGAGAGAGATATGGGAAAATGCTAAGTTTCCAACTCGTATTCAGCAAGTTGATTTGCTTCAGAACCGGGAGCCGATGAGGAAGAAAAGTAGGGGAAAGAAACGAAAACGTAGAAGGCAGTCGAAGATGGGAACATGTAATAGGAGAACTGGAAATTCATGTTCTGAAGCTAATGTGACTTCTGAATCGGACGATACGTTTGGATTCCAATCAGGGCCAGATTTCACCCTTAAGGAATTTCAGCAATATGGAAATTCTTTTAAAGATTGCTACTTCGGGTTGATCGATGCCAAAGATGGTAGAGGCGGTGATAGTAATCACCACGAGAGACGTGATCCGTCAGTGGAGGAAATTGAAGGTGAATACTGGCGAATAATCGAGCAACCGACGGATGAGGTCGAG GTGTATTATGGAGCTGACTTGGAAACTGGAGCACTTGGAAGCGGTTTTCCTAAGACATCGTCGTTTACTAAAAGTGATTCAGATTCGTATGCTATGTCTGGATGGAATCTGAATAACTTTGCACGACTGCCAGGTTCTGCATTGTGTTTTGAAGGAAGTGACATCTCAGGAGTTTTAGTGCCATGGTTGTATGTCGGAATGTGCTTTTCCACATTTTGTTGG CATGTTGAAGATCATCATCTCTATTCGCTTAATTATCTGCACTGGGGCGATCCAAAAGTATGGTATGGTGTACCTGGGAGCCATGCATCGGCCATGGAAGACACAATGAGGAAACACTTGCCTGATTTGTTTGAAGAGAATCCGAATCTACTCAACGAGTTG GTGACTCAATTCTCTCCTTCGATACTTAAGTCCGAGGGGATTCCTGTGTATCGAGCTGTCCAACATTCCGGAGAATTTGTTATCACGTTTCCAAGGGCTTACCACGGAGGTTTCAGCTGTGGCTTCAACTGTGCGGAGGCTGTGAATGCGGCTCCTTATGATTGGTTTATGCATGGTCAGAATGCTGTCGAGATTTACAGTATGCAGTGCCGTAAGACATCATTGTCCCATGATAAATTGTTGTTTGGATCTGCTAAGGAAGCTGTACATGCCCTTTCGAAGACAACTCTTGACGGAAAAGAAAATCTTCAATATTTAAAATGGAGAAATGCTTGTGGGAAAGACGGAGTTCTTACCAATGCAGTTAAG ACAAGGATAATGATGGAAAAAGAGAGGCGGGACTGGCTTCCGTCACATTTAAAGATGCTGAAGATGGATAATGACTTTGATTCGGTTGAGGAAAGGGAATGCTTCTCTTGCTTCTACGACTTGCACCTATCCGCCGTCGGTTGCAAGTGCTCTCCCGACAGCTTCTCGTGTCTTAAACACTTCAAGTTGTTTTGCTCATGTGAAATGGATAACAGATTCGTGCTGGTTCGTTATACTATGAATGAGCTTAGTACGTTGGTTGAAGCTTTAGAAGGAGAGCCACGCGCAATAGAAGCGTGGACAACTGGAAAAATTGGAACGATTTCCTCTAGTGTTGAGAATGGTTGCCTGCAAGATCAAGATGTGGAGAGAGTCATACGCAGAACCAATAATTACGAAGACAGGAAACGCTCACTTTCTTGTGCAGGAATTAATGAGAAGTCGAATTCGAATGTTCCTAGCAGTCCTTACCGTCATATTTTGTCCGAGTTGGTCCACTTAAAGTCTCACCATGTAGCGTTTAGTGCACCTTATGCGGATACGAATGGCGTTAAGGACAACATGAATGATACTAAGTCGATCATGGACAATAAGTGTGTTCCATATGCGGAAAAAGAGGTTGCAAAGGAGCGAGACAACATGGAACTTGGTCCTGGCGGTATTTATGACTTGGAAAAAGAACCTTCATCGTGTCGAACCGATGGTTGTAAGCTGTTTGGGGTTGATCTGCAAAAACGTTCAGAATCAGGACGGAAACTCAATAGTACGTTCGAAGCAGGGGTTCTAGACACCTCCAATTCAAGTATATCTTTGACAAACCAAATCTCCCCAATGCAAAAGTTTAGTATTTCTGTGGAGCTTATAAATTTGGGATCTGTTCTCCATGGAAAGCATTGGTGCAGTAAGCACGCAATATATCCAAAAG GATTCAAGAGCCGTGTTAAGTTCCTTAGCATTCTTGATCCAGCAAGCATCTGTACCTATGTTTCGGAAGTCATTGATTCTGGACTTCTCGGGCCTTTTTTCAGG GTTACCTTGGAAGAACATCCGAACGAGGTTTTCACAAACACCTCAGCCGATAAGTGCTGGGAAACAGTTATTGACAGACTAAACTATGAAATGAATAAGCGCAGGATTCTTGGTGAACAAGAAATGCCTCCCTTGGAACTACTTCACAACATCAATGGTCATAAAATGTTTGGATTCCATTCACCGTTCATTATTCAG TCCATTGAAGCTCAAGATCCGAGTCATAAATGTGTAGATTACTGGAATCACAAACAAGTTAGTTTGGGATCTTCTGGCAAAGCCACTGATGATTCTAAGTTAACTTGCGGCTCAAGTAACAACTCTTTAGATGACTTAAAGACCAAACTTTTTGGCGTTGATTTGATAAAGCAGGAGGAGGATGACATAGGAGAAAGTTCAGATTCATTTGAAGACATGAAACCGATTTTAGAAGGATTCTTAAAGAAGGCGAAACCTGATGAGTTAAGGGCAATGCGCAAGTTATTCAGCTCTGATGCACAAATGACCCAGTGGAGACCGACATTGATGACAATGATAGAGGAAATCGAGAAAGAATCTCGGTAA